One Vallitalea pronyensis genomic region harbors:
- a CDS encoding Fic family protein, with the protein MNFKQYLEERGIGLSDLSKACDIPYTTLYNGVEKPSSIRSENLKKIANYFNVSMDEVYKMLGDVQEKTLLSVLQEQKTSKLKGNLYHITQILFAYNTNRIEGSQLSEEDTRYIFETNTLINQQSSANVDDIVETANHFYLFDKMIDQAQDLLTENMIKKYHEILKNGTSDARLDWFNVGEYKALPNEVGGKETTLPKDVAKDMKKLLHWYNGLAHVEIDAILEFHYQFETIHPFQDGNGRIGRIIMFKECLKHAIIPFIIEDEYKAYYYRGLSEYKNEKGFLVDTCLMMQDRYREMVWKFLGDVIVP; encoded by the coding sequence ATGAATTTCAAACAATATTTAGAGGAAAGAGGTATTGGTCTATCTGATTTAAGTAAAGCTTGTGATATCCCTTATACAACTTTATATAATGGTGTTGAAAAGCCAAGTTCAATAAGGTCTGAAAATCTAAAAAAAATAGCTAACTATTTTAATGTTTCCATGGATGAGGTTTACAAGATGTTAGGAGATGTTCAGGAAAAGACCTTATTATCTGTACTACAAGAGCAAAAGACATCCAAACTGAAAGGCAATCTATACCATATAACACAGATTTTGTTTGCCTATAATACTAATCGTATAGAAGGCAGCCAATTATCCGAAGAGGACACGCGATATATTTTTGAAACCAATACCCTAATTAATCAACAATCTTCTGCAAATGTAGATGATATTGTAGAAACAGCGAATCATTTTTATTTATTTGATAAGATGATAGATCAAGCTCAAGATTTATTAACAGAGAACATGATCAAAAAATATCATGAAATATTAAAAAATGGTACCAGTGACGCTCGACTTGACTGGTTTAATGTAGGTGAATACAAAGCTTTGCCTAATGAAGTAGGAGGAAAAGAAACCACGTTACCAAAAGATGTAGCTAAGGACATGAAAAAACTTTTGCACTGGTACAATGGTTTAGCCCATGTGGAAATAGATGCTATTCTTGAATTTCATTATCAGTTTGAAACCATACACCCCTTTCAAGATGGTAATGGTAGAATTGGACGCATCATCATGTTCAAGGAATGTCTAAAACATGCCATCATACCCTTTATTATTGAAGATGAATATAAGGCGTACTATTATAGAGGATTATCTGAATATAAGAATGAAAAAGGGTTCCTGGTAGATACATGTTTAATGATGCAGGATCGGTATAGGGAGATGGTTTGGAAGTTTTTGGGGGATGTAATAGTACCATAG
- a CDS encoding cysteine peptidase family C39 domain-containing protein codes for MIKKLPFKYPPIIDCYSGLSSRCGVIECYNQVKPYIITNWMMMFTDNFNYSDGSFVGLDSGIEDDCFLEELILNKKWKDRFELDIIHCIDKNKYVLLGLDHYYIPHSTRYKKQHFYHDDAMILGYDLQKKIFFVSDNFIAGKLVILEVAFSDIKTARTHHKSDRFVEIVSRCFDKDKHHAFDLTLTKKLLNIYIKSEDPTQQLIAYGSVPKVDGGIYGLAIYPYLSTYIKRLAESKVPYDYRGFHVVCNHMSVMLLLLDYLKKEIDPNKIEIYRIKYQQLLSECIILRNLLIKAGISKTQILIEKILTKIDKIAYEEESMLQSLIKII; via the coding sequence ATGATAAAAAAGTTGCCATTTAAGTATCCACCAATCATTGATTGCTACAGCGGTCTCTCAAGTAGATGTGGTGTTATTGAATGTTATAATCAAGTAAAACCATATATTATAACGAATTGGATGATGATGTTTACGGATAACTTCAATTATTCTGATGGAAGCTTTGTGGGTTTAGATAGTGGCATTGAAGATGATTGTTTTTTGGAAGAGTTAATTTTAAATAAGAAGTGGAAAGACAGATTTGAGTTAGATATCATACATTGTATAGATAAAAATAAATATGTATTACTTGGGTTAGATCATTATTATATACCACATTCAACACGATATAAGAAACAACATTTCTACCATGATGATGCTATGATTTTAGGATATGATCTTCAGAAAAAAATATTTTTTGTTTCTGATAATTTTATAGCTGGTAAGTTAGTGATTTTAGAGGTTGCTTTTTCAGATATTAAGACAGCAAGAACACATCATAAAAGTGATAGATTTGTTGAAATAGTAAGTCGATGTTTTGATAAAGATAAGCACCATGCCTTTGATTTAACCTTAACTAAAAAATTATTAAACATATATATAAAAAGTGAAGATCCTACTCAGCAATTAATTGCTTATGGCAGTGTACCAAAAGTTGATGGAGGAATCTATGGCTTGGCCATTTATCCATATTTATCAACATACATAAAACGCTTAGCAGAATCTAAAGTTCCTTATGATTATAGAGGTTTTCATGTTGTGTGTAATCATATGAGTGTTATGTTATTGCTTTTAGATTACTTAAAAAAAGAAATAGATCCAAATAAGATAGAAATATATCGTATAAAATATCAACAGCTTCTATCTGAATGCATCATATTAAGGAATTTGCTAATAAAAGCAGGCATCTCTAAAACACAGATATTAATAGAAAAGATACTTACTAAAATTGATAAGATAGCTTATGAGGAGGAAAGTATGCTTCAATCCCTTATTAAAATTATTTAA
- a CDS encoding DUF1848 domain-containing protein produces MIISVSRRTDIPAFYTEWFFNRLKEGYVLVRNPMNNNQISKVSLKPEDVDCFVFWTKNPKNIMNHIHQLEHYHYYFQVSINPYDKTIETGVPKKKEIIHHFNDLSKKVGKEKVIWRYDPILLSDTIDIAYHFKYFDYMASQLENTTNKCVISFLDLYAKTKRNMSDVHLKEITPDDMKRLAKGLAEIAKGYKITIETCAEAIDLGAFGIQHGKCIDDQLIADIIGYSATIPKDTHQREDCGCVKSIDIGAYHTCPHGCIYCYANTNPQSALHNYEAHDPASPLLFGQIKGNEKITERKVERYFSDTQIKLL; encoded by the coding sequence ATGATTATTAGTGTCAGTAGAAGAACGGATATTCCAGCTTTTTATACAGAATGGTTTTTTAACCGACTAAAAGAAGGTTATGTTTTAGTACGTAATCCAATGAATAATAATCAGATTAGTAAGGTTTCATTAAAACCTGAAGATGTTGATTGTTTTGTATTTTGGACAAAGAATCCCAAAAACATCATGAACCATATTCACCAATTAGAACACTATCATTACTACTTTCAAGTATCCATTAATCCCTATGATAAGACCATTGAAACAGGAGTGCCTAAGAAGAAAGAGATTATCCACCATTTTAATGACTTGTCTAAGAAAGTAGGCAAGGAAAAGGTGATCTGGCGATATGACCCTATTCTTCTATCCGATACCATTGATATAGCTTACCATTTTAAGTACTTTGACTATATGGCCAGTCAGTTAGAAAATACTACTAATAAATGTGTCATTAGCTTTCTTGATCTCTATGCAAAGACCAAACGCAACATGTCAGATGTGCATCTTAAAGAGATAACCCCTGATGATATGAAACGTTTAGCAAAAGGCTTAGCTGAGATAGCCAAAGGCTATAAAATAACCATAGAAACATGTGCTGAAGCGATTGATTTAGGGGCTTTTGGTATCCAACATGGTAAATGTATCGATGATCAATTAATAGCTGATATCATTGGTTATTCTGCAACCATCCCAAAAGATACCCATCAGCGGGAAGATTGCGGTTGTGTGAAAAGTATCGATATTGGTGCCTATCATACTTGTCCACATGGGTGCATATATTGTTATGCCAATACTAATCCCCAATCAGCACTTCACAATTATGAGGCTCATGATCCAGCATCACCTTTATTGTTTGGGCAGATTAAGGGGAATGAAAAGATTACAGAAAGAAAGGTTGAGCGATACTTTTCAGACACACAGATAAAATTATTATAA
- the coaBC gene encoding bifunctional phosphopantothenoylcysteine decarboxylase/phosphopantothenate--cysteine ligase CoaBC codes for MLKGKTIVIGVSGGIAVYKVCDIVSQLKKLNATVHVIMTKSATEFVAPLTFRSLSQQPVVVDMFEKVEKWDIEHIALAKAADLFLLAPATANMIGKMANGIADDMLSTTVMATKAPVFIAPAMNANMYDNPIVQRNIKRLKAYGYAFIDPDSGRLACGDIGQGKLAHVGRIMETIKMQLVKDKIMTGQKVLITAGPTREAIDPVRYLTNHSSGKMGYALAKAAIQRGADVTLITGPVHLEEPKGLATFIQVETAEDMFQAVKAHVDHQDIIIKSAAVADYRPAIYHQQKMKKSDEDLVLTLNRNPDILKWIGMHKKPHQFIVGFAAETNDIMENGVSKLKAKGTDLMIINDITRSDAGFQSDTNQVILVSKKGEQQQLPVMPKSQLAHIILDNIIA; via the coding sequence ATGTTAAAAGGAAAAACCATCGTAATCGGTGTAAGTGGCGGCATAGCCGTTTATAAGGTATGTGACATCGTCAGTCAGTTAAAAAAATTAAATGCAACTGTTCATGTAATCATGACTAAGTCTGCAACTGAATTTGTTGCACCTCTAACCTTTAGGTCCCTTAGTCAGCAGCCTGTTGTGGTGGATATGTTTGAGAAAGTAGAAAAATGGGATATTGAACATATTGCATTAGCTAAAGCGGCAGACCTGTTTCTTTTGGCTCCAGCTACAGCTAATATGATTGGTAAGATGGCAAATGGTATAGCAGATGATATGCTGTCCACTACTGTGATGGCTACAAAAGCACCTGTTTTTATAGCTCCTGCTATGAATGCCAACATGTATGACAATCCTATTGTTCAACGAAACATAAAGCGATTAAAAGCATATGGTTATGCTTTTATTGATCCCGATTCAGGACGTTTAGCTTGTGGTGATATAGGCCAAGGTAAGCTTGCCCATGTTGGACGGATTATGGAAACCATAAAAATGCAGCTGGTTAAGGATAAAATCATGACAGGTCAAAAGGTGCTCATTACAGCTGGACCTACACGGGAAGCCATAGATCCTGTACGTTATCTCACCAACCATTCATCTGGAAAGATGGGATATGCCCTTGCAAAAGCAGCCATTCAAAGAGGAGCAGACGTAACATTAATTACAGGTCCGGTTCATCTAGAAGAACCAAAGGGCTTAGCAACCTTCATTCAAGTGGAAACAGCAGAAGATATGTTTCAAGCGGTAAAAGCACATGTCGATCATCAAGACATTATCATTAAATCAGCAGCAGTAGCCGATTATCGACCGGCAATCTATCACCAACAGAAGATGAAGAAATCGGATGAAGATTTGGTACTTACATTAAACCGCAATCCAGATATACTCAAATGGATCGGTATGCATAAAAAACCCCATCAATTCATCGTGGGATTTGCAGCCGAAACCAATGATATCATGGAGAATGGTGTGAGTAAATTAAAAGCAAAAGGAACGGACTTAATGATTATTAACGATATTACCCGTTCGGATGCAGGTTTTCAATCGGATACCAATCAAGTTATCCTTGTCAGTAAAAAAGGTGAACAGCAACAGTTACCTGTTATGCCCAAAAGCCAGCTTGCACATATCATACTTGACAATATAATAGCATGA
- a CDS encoding Rossmann-like and DUF2520 domain-containing protein, whose amino-acid sequence MIGFIGAGKVGRTLGRYFAQQGIAVTGYYSRSMASAHKAATMTNSSVFNNKEELVESADYMMLTVPDDVIHHVAHQLSQCKCKWQTKVICHTSGVHPSTLLKPLEELGATVASLHPMLSFANVDAALEALCKTPLTLEGNGKKMDDLKQLLQDVHLHVRTIKTEQKALYHAGACMVSNYLVTLMDIGFQSFKHAGFDVDAANQLIAPLATATLNNYVTYGSEKALTGPLTRGDLGTITTHIQALSKEDKHLETIYRLLGLKTLHIVEKQKQLDEYTLYCLKEVLQDEKNNDPDHQKQEEEK is encoded by the coding sequence ATGATTGGTTTTATAGGTGCAGGGAAGGTAGGCAGAACCCTTGGCAGATATTTTGCTCAGCAGGGTATAGCTGTTACAGGCTATTATAGCCGTTCTATGGCATCAGCTCATAAAGCGGCAACCATGACAAACAGCAGCGTTTTTAATAACAAAGAAGAACTTGTAGAATCGGCAGATTATATGATGTTAACAGTACCAGACGATGTTATTCACCATGTGGCTCATCAATTATCCCAATGTAAATGCAAGTGGCAGACCAAAGTTATCTGCCATACCAGTGGCGTTCATCCATCCACATTATTAAAGCCTTTAGAGGAACTAGGAGCTACAGTAGCCTCTTTGCATCCCATGTTATCCTTCGCTAATGTAGATGCTGCCCTGGAGGCACTATGTAAAACACCACTTACACTTGAAGGAAATGGTAAGAAAATGGATGATCTAAAGCAGTTGCTGCAAGACGTTCATCTTCATGTGCGTACCATTAAAACAGAGCAAAAAGCCCTCTATCATGCTGGAGCCTGCATGGTATCCAATTATCTGGTCACTTTAATGGATATAGGTTTTCAAAGCTTCAAACACGCGGGCTTTGATGTTGATGCAGCCAATCAGCTTATAGCTCCACTTGCTACAGCTACACTGAATAATTATGTAACATATGGTTCGGAGAAAGCACTTACGGGTCCATTAACTCGAGGTGACTTAGGAACCATAACAACGCATATACAAGCGCTATCAAAAGAGGATAAGCACTTAGAAACTATTTATCGTTTACTGGGGTTGAAGACGTTACATATTGTTGAGAAACAAAAGCAGTTAGATGAATACACTCTATATTGCCTTAAGGAGGTATTACAAGATGAAAAAAATAACGACCCAGACCATCAGAAACAGGAAGAAGAAAAATGA
- the panB gene encoding 3-methyl-2-oxobutanoate hydroxymethyltransferase has protein sequence MKKITTQTIRNRKKKNEIITMMTAYDYPTAEILDEAGMDILLVGDSLGMVVLGYDDTTQVTMEDMIHHTKAVSRGSKRSLIVADLPFLSYHVGVHEAVRNAGRLIQEGRAHAVKLEGGKDVLEQVNAIVSAGIPVMGHIGLTPQSINQLGGYYIQGKTEADALRLLEEAKALEEAGAFAIVLECVPMELAQYMTNAITIPTIGIGAGIHCDGQVLVSHDVFGLYEKITPKFVKRYTDIRNHMMSAAKDYVKQVKERTFPSVEHSFHLQDEVMERIYGGGHQHESIS, from the coding sequence ATGAAAAAAATAACGACCCAGACCATCAGAAACAGGAAGAAGAAAAATGAAATCATTACCATGATGACGGCCTATGATTATCCTACGGCAGAGATTTTAGATGAAGCAGGTATGGATATCCTTCTCGTTGGTGATTCATTAGGCATGGTTGTTCTTGGTTATGATGATACCACCCAGGTCACCATGGAAGATATGATTCACCATACAAAAGCAGTTAGTAGAGGTAGTAAGCGATCTCTCATTGTGGCTGACCTACCATTTTTGTCTTATCACGTAGGTGTTCATGAAGCCGTAAGAAATGCTGGACGATTGATACAAGAAGGAAGAGCTCATGCCGTCAAATTAGAAGGGGGCAAGGATGTCCTTGAACAAGTAAATGCCATTGTAAGTGCTGGGATACCTGTGATGGGGCATATAGGACTTACACCACAGTCCATTAATCAATTAGGTGGTTACTATATTCAAGGGAAAACGGAAGCTGACGCTTTGCGATTATTAGAAGAAGCAAAAGCTCTAGAAGAAGCAGGTGCTTTTGCAATTGTTCTTGAATGTGTTCCTATGGAATTAGCTCAGTACATGACGAATGCCATTACAATACCAACCATTGGCATTGGTGCAGGCATCCATTGTGATGGTCAAGTACTTGTCAGTCACGATGTGTTTGGTCTCTACGAAAAGATAACCCCTAAATTTGTTAAAAGATACACGGATATTAGAAATCATATGATGTCAGCTGCCAAGGATTATGTTAAACAGGTTAAGGAAAGGACCTTTCCATCTGTTGAGCATAGTTTCCATCTTCAAGATGAGGTGATGGAGAGAATATATGGGGGAGGTCATCAACATGAAAGTATTTCATGA
- the panC gene encoding pantoate--beta-alanine ligase: MKVFHDIQTLRVFLDDIRREGKNIGFVPTMGYLHEGHLSLIEASVKENDITVLSIYINPTQFGPDEDLDHYPRDIENDKKLAVDAGANVIFIPDHHIMYKNNHVTYVQVNGLTHQLCGQSRPTHFQGVTTIVSKLFNIVQPNRAYFGQKDAQQAIVIKRMVMDLNMPITIVVCPIMREADGLAMSSRNTYLNPEERQQATVLYEALQKAKALIDSGERSSKTVKAMMTKLIHTKPSATIDYVSIVGADTLEDIEILEDNILVALAVKIGKTRLIDNLQMEVLAYVH, encoded by the coding sequence ATGAAAGTATTTCATGATATACAGACGTTACGTGTTTTTTTGGATGATATAAGAAGAGAAGGAAAAAATATTGGTTTTGTACCAACTATGGGATATCTCCATGAAGGACACTTATCCCTTATAGAAGCATCCGTTAAGGAAAATGATATAACCGTACTCAGTATCTATATTAACCCCACTCAATTTGGACCTGACGAAGATTTGGATCATTATCCTCGTGATATAGAAAATGACAAGAAGCTTGCAGTAGATGCCGGGGCAAATGTTATATTTATACCCGACCATCACATCATGTACAAAAATAACCATGTCACTTATGTCCAAGTGAATGGTTTGACCCATCAACTATGTGGACAATCAAGACCCACCCATTTTCAAGGTGTGACAACAATCGTATCAAAACTATTTAACATTGTACAACCTAATCGGGCTTACTTTGGCCAGAAGGATGCCCAGCAAGCCATTGTGATTAAGCGCATGGTCATGGACCTGAATATGCCCATTACCATTGTGGTTTGTCCTATTATGCGGGAAGCAGATGGGTTAGCTATGAGTTCTCGTAACACGTATTTAAATCCAGAAGAACGCCAGCAGGCAACTGTTCTCTATGAAGCATTACAAAAAGCAAAAGCACTGATTGATTCAGGGGAACGATCTTCAAAAACAGTGAAAGCCATGATGACAAAGTTAATTCATACCAAGCCTTCTGCAACCATTGATTATGTAAGCATAGTGGGAGCAGATACCCTTGAAGATATTGAAATCCTTGAAGATAATATTTTAGTGGCATTAGCTGTTAAAATAGGTAAGACACGATTGATAGATAATCTACAGATGGAGGTTTTGGCATATGTTCATTGA
- the panD gene encoding aspartate 1-decarboxylase yields MFIEMMTGKLHKARVTDANLNYEGSITIDEALMEAVDILPGQKVQIVNNNNGARFETYVIKGERGSGTICLNGAAARMVQPGDVVIIIAYGLVDKEEAKTLVPKVVMLDEDNRIAKKL; encoded by the coding sequence ATGTTCATTGAAATGATGACAGGTAAATTGCATAAGGCAAGGGTAACAGATGCTAACCTTAACTATGAAGGTAGTATTACCATTGATGAGGCATTAATGGAAGCAGTGGATATATTACCAGGACAAAAAGTTCAAATTGTGAACAATAACAATGGTGCCCGTTTTGAAACCTATGTGATAAAAGGAGAACGAGGCAGTGGGACCATCTGTCTCAATGGTGCTGCAGCTAGAATGGTTCAACCAGGCGATGTGGTTATCATTATTGCCTACGGGTTAGTGGATAAAGAAGAAGCTAAAACATTAGTCCCTAAGGTTGTTATGTTAGATGAGGATAATAGGATTGCTAAGAAACTATAA
- a CDS encoding aspartate/glutamate racemase family protein, protein MNNQNSHISIGILAGMGPRSTTPFLELVLDQCQIQYGAKDDIDYPHMVVYALPTPYYVDRVNDDRALGQSIIEGTKRLASFGVDYIAIPCNTAHKYYNDIQKNVHTKVLNIIDVTLKNIPKHGKVTVLATETTMETYLYQKGILENGGQYKFVHSWQKQVNAIIAMCKDAEDKNKRLQCWQQLMKDIQEEGVRHVVVACTDLTMLIEENSTLNYIDSSMALAEAVVQEYVKRKKIKQK, encoded by the coding sequence ATGAATAATCAAAATAGTCATATAAGCATTGGTATTTTAGCAGGGATGGGCCCAAGGTCAACGACACCTTTTTTAGAATTAGTGCTAGACCAGTGTCAGATTCAATATGGTGCTAAGGATGATATAGATTACCCTCATATGGTTGTGTATGCATTACCAACACCCTATTACGTGGACAGAGTAAATGATGATAGAGCACTAGGTCAATCTATCATAGAAGGAACCAAGCGATTAGCATCCTTTGGTGTTGATTACATAGCTATTCCATGTAATACAGCTCATAAGTATTATAATGACATTCAAAAAAATGTTCATACAAAGGTATTAAATATTATAGACGTTACCTTGAAAAATATACCTAAACATGGCAAAGTAACTGTCCTAGCAACTGAAACAACCATGGAAACATATCTTTATCAAAAGGGTATTTTAGAAAATGGTGGACAATACAAGTTCGTCCATAGCTGGCAGAAACAAGTCAATGCCATCATAGCTATGTGTAAAGATGCAGAAGATAAAAACAAACGATTACAATGTTGGCAACAATTGATGAAGGATATTCAAGAAGAAGGGGTACGTCATGTAGTCGTTGCATGTACAGATTTAACCATGTTAATAGAAGAAAATAGTACCCTGAATTACATTGATTCGTCAATGGCTTTAGCTGAAGCAGTCGTTCAAGAATATGTTAAGCGAAAGAAAATTAAACAGAAGTAA
- a CDS encoding undecaprenyl-diphosphate phosphatase, which produces MIKVIVLGMIEGVTEWLPISSTGHMILVDEFMQLHVSDRFKEMFFVVIQLGAIMAVVCIFFHKLNPFTSKKTNMEKKDTYVLWFKVAIACIPAGVIGVLFDDKLDEMFYNYQTVAVMLILYGVLFILVENRHKNKTYKITELNQLTYSTAFMIGLFQVLALIPGTSRSGATIIGAMLIGTSRYVAAEFTFFLAIPVMFGASVFKVLKLGVDYTGSEMVLLLIGVVTAFAVSIIAIKFLMQYIKKHDFKVFGYYRISLGAIIFIYFMLMR; this is translated from the coding sequence ATGATTAAGGTTATCGTATTAGGAATGATAGAGGGGGTTACAGAATGGCTGCCTATTAGCAGTACTGGGCATATGATATTGGTAGACGAATTTATGCAGCTTCATGTGTCGGACCGTTTTAAAGAGATGTTTTTTGTGGTGATTCAACTAGGCGCTATTATGGCGGTCGTATGCATATTCTTTCATAAACTGAATCCATTTACCTCCAAGAAAACAAATATGGAAAAAAAAGATACCTATGTTTTATGGTTCAAAGTAGCAATAGCCTGTATACCTGCTGGTGTTATTGGTGTTCTATTCGACGATAAATTGGACGAGATGTTCTATAACTATCAAACGGTAGCTGTGATGCTTATTCTCTATGGTGTGTTATTTATTCTTGTAGAAAATAGACATAAAAATAAAACGTACAAAATAACGGAGCTCAATCAACTGACCTACAGTACAGCTTTTATGATTGGGCTATTCCAAGTACTTGCACTTATTCCAGGTACATCACGTTCAGGCGCTACTATCATCGGTGCTATGCTTATTGGTACATCACGTTATGTAGCTGCGGAATTTACATTTTTCCTAGCTATACCTGTTATGTTTGGTGCAAGTGTATTCAAAGTGTTGAAACTCGGTGTAGATTATACAGGTTCTGAAATGGTGTTATTACTTATTGGGGTAGTGACAGCATTTGCTGTATCCATCATAGCCATTAAGTTTCTCATGCAGTATATTAAGAAGCATGATTTTAAAGTATTTGGGTACTATCGTATTAGTTTAGGAGCCATCATTTTTATATATTTTATGCTAATGAGATAG
- the loaP gene encoding antiterminator LoaP: MSWYVMSTQTGYEDDICTRIKKANDILFSDMSYNLLLPKRKIYERRQGVTRQVIRKIFPGYILLETNNIIDFYYRVKNLPRINNILRTDDCFHEVKYEDMRQILRMIDKDGLIGISEAFIINDEIQVINGPLLGYTGFIKKIDKRKGRAKVLFKMGHNEHLIDLGIEILQKYGKSKHGNI; this comes from the coding sequence ATGAGTTGGTATGTTATGTCAACCCAAACAGGCTATGAAGATGATATATGTACACGCATTAAAAAAGCGAATGACATATTATTTTCAGATATGTCCTATAATTTACTATTACCAAAAAGAAAGATCTATGAAAGACGTCAAGGAGTCACCCGCCAGGTTATACGAAAAATATTTCCTGGCTATATTTTATTAGAGACAAATAATATAATAGATTTTTATTACCGAGTAAAAAACTTACCAAGAATAAACAATATTCTGAGGACAGATGATTGTTTTCATGAGGTAAAATATGAAGACATGCGACAAATACTACGTATGATTGATAAAGATGGGCTGATTGGTATATCAGAAGCGTTTATCATCAATGATGAAATTCAAGTTATCAATGGACCACTTTTAGGGTATACAGGTTTTATCAAAAAAATTGATAAGCGAAAAGGTCGAGCAAAAGTTCTCTTTAAGATGGGTCATAATGAGCACTTAATTGATTTAGGAATAGAGATACTACAAAAGTATGGAAAAAGTAAGCATGGCAACATTTAA
- a CDS encoding bifunctional 3-deoxy-7-phosphoheptulonate synthase/chorismate mutase, with translation MATFKKGKKMGRCIESYRIHHQMNNYFYNIPKPIFIAGPCALENEEMMDKITAYLVDKGIKIIRAGIFKPRTSPYNFQGIGINGLKILNKLRGKYNIKIISEIVDTRHMDILKDYIDIFQVGARNMQNFELLKQIGKTSVPVLLKRGMCSTINEFMNAAEYILCGGNENIMLCERGIRTFETCVRNTLDLSCVAIIKEETNLPIIVDLSHSLGRKDIAIKMAKAALACGSDGIMVEVHQNPTQALSDSKQQMNLLEFDHFINHVHDKD, from the coding sequence ATGGCAACATTTAAGAAAGGAAAGAAAATGGGTAGATGCATAGAATCATACCGTATTCATCATCAAATGAATAATTATTTTTACAACATACCAAAACCTATCTTCATAGCTGGACCATGTGCTTTAGAAAATGAAGAAATGATGGATAAGATTACAGCTTATTTAGTGGATAAAGGTATTAAGATTATCAGAGCTGGTATCTTCAAACCGAGAACATCGCCATATAATTTTCAAGGTATTGGAATAAATGGCCTTAAGATATTAAATAAATTAAGAGGTAAATATAATATTAAGATTATCTCAGAAATTGTTGATACTAGGCACATGGATATTTTGAAAGACTATATTGACATTTTTCAAGTGGGCGCGAGAAATATGCAAAATTTTGAGCTATTAAAGCAAATAGGTAAAACGTCAGTACCCGTGCTATTGAAGAGAGGTATGTGTTCAACAATTAATGAGTTTATGAATGCTGCTGAATATATCTTATGTGGAGGCAATGAAAATATTATGCTTTGTGAAAGAGGTATTAGAACCTTTGAAACTTGTGTACGTAATACATTAGATTTATCTTGTGTAGCTATTATAAAAGAAGAAACGAATTTACCCATCATTGTTGATTTGAGTCACTCTCTTGGTAGAAAAGATATCGCAATAAAAATGGCAAAAGCAGCTCTTGCATGTGGTTCAGATGGTATCATGGTTGAAGTCCATCAAAACCCTACTCAAGCACTATCGGATTCCAAACAGCAAATGAATTTATTAGAGTTTGATCATTTTATTAATCATGTTCATGATAAGGATTAA